In one Arachis duranensis cultivar V14167 chromosome 9, aradu.V14167.gnm2.J7QH, whole genome shotgun sequence genomic region, the following are encoded:
- the LOC107463786 gene encoding probable WRKY transcription factor 40 yields MDCSSWINTSLDLNINPHHHRVHHEEVPKKQVESNVFSLGLSMVPLKEESNTDYLEEELKRVTAENKKLAEMLSVVCENYNTLRNHLMEYMKKNPEKELSPSSKKRKSESSNNNCDPMALASNNGNSESSSTDEESCKKPREETIKAKTSRVYVRTEASDTSLIVKDGYQWRKYGQKVTRDNPSPRAYFKCSFAPSCPVKKKVQRSVEDQSVLVATYEGEHNHPLPSQMEATSGPNRCMTIGSVPCSASISSSAPTVTLDLTKSKPSNNNDSKITTKPKVDSPEQVPNVLVEQMASSLTKDPNFRAALVAALSGRLMHNN; encoded by the exons ATGGATTGTTCTTCTTGGATTAACACTTCCTTGGATCTCAACATTAATCCTCATCATCATAGAGTTCATCATGAGGAAGTTCCT AAGAAACAGGTTGAAAGCAATGTTTTCTCATTGGGGTTGTCCATGGTTCCTTTGAAAGAAGAG TCCAATACGGATTACTTAGAAGAGGAACTGAAGCGTGTGACTGCCGAAAACAAGAAATTGGCTGAAATGCTTTCTGTGGTTTGTGAGAATTACAACACTTTGAGGAACCACTTGATGGAATACATGAAAAAAAATCCTGAGAAGGAGCTTAGCCCTTCATCAAAGAAGAGGAAATCTGAGAGCAGCAACAACAATTGTGATCCGATGGCATTGGCGTCGAACAATGGGAACTCCGAGAGCAGCTCGACCGACGAAGAATCGTGCAAGAAGCCGAGGGAAGAAACCATCAAGGCTAAGACCTCAAGAGTTTATGTTAGGACGGAAGCATCCGATACAAGCCTT attgtgaaaGATGGATACCAATGGAGGAAATATGGACAAAAAGTAACAAGAGATAACCCTTCTCCAAGAGCATATTTCAAGTGCTCTTTTGCTCCAAGCTGTCCTGTAAAGAAGAAG GTGCAAAGAAGTGTTGAAGATCAATCTGTGCTGGTTGCGACTTACGAGGGTGAGCACAACCACCCCCTCCCTTCTCAGATGGAGGCAACATCCGGCCCGAACCGTTGTATGACCATAGGTTCGGTACCTTGTTCGGCATCAATTAGCTCTTCTGCACCAACAGTTACTCTTGACTTGACAAAATCCAAGCCCAGCAACAACAATGATTCCAAGATTACAACAAAACCAAAGGTTGATTCACCTGAACAAGTACCTAATGTTTTGGTGGAACAGATGGCTAGTTCATTGACCAAAGATCCAAATTTCAGAGCAGCACTTGTTGCTGCCCTTTCAGGAAGATTGATGCACAATAATTGA